The proteins below come from a single Takifugu flavidus isolate HTHZ2018 chromosome 6, ASM371156v2, whole genome shotgun sequence genomic window:
- the tefm gene encoding transcription elongation factor, mitochondrial codes for MLFARRFLWFVTHQKNYGGPSGLFRRPTSCSLPEREPRYLQCTCCWRARVPVAGFETLESTLLSSTTACKEDNRPLDAYYTSEQREVILHLLNTATPSELAGVKLLRGRKSLSIVEYRTKHGPFKTLESLVNVPLLKHKSAVTVFQSILNPVKKEKKVKISLAKFIRPEVDRSWLEDAGSIVSVVCGTNKIAWSHVNRGMMVLDWQQVDCPNFFRGTYLASAYLSDVSEVVSLLPSTDFYIIEKPSISVQNTALFPIMAHMRTVEAMLFALLEPRNTPPDSNIPPRVLNMMRTGVGRHFGLMVGESRTSGAQTVRQLMTDSVTQKIPRVNFPPELLLKYRDHFQMGGRREGEELCDALLQAVAFYELLSESSS; via the exons ATGTTGTTTGCCAGAAGATTTCTTTGGTTTGTCACACACCAAA aaaaCTATGGTGGACCGTCGGGTTTGTTTCGCCGTCCTACGTCCTGCTCTCTCCCGGAGCGTGAGCCGCGCTATCTGCAGTGCACATGTTGCTGGCGGGCTCGTGTTCCCGTGGCAGGCTTTGAAACGCTGGAATCCACACTCCTTTCCAGCACGACGGCTTGCAAAGAAGACAACAGGCCCTTGGATGCTTACTATACCTCCGAGCAGCGAGAGGTCATCCTCCACCTGCTCAACACCGCCACACCCTCGGAACTGGCCGGCGTCAAGCTCCTGAGAGGCCGAAAGTCGCTCAGTATTGTGGAGTACAGAACAAAACACGGACCGTTCAAAACCCTGGAGAGTTTGGTGAATGTGCCGCTGCTGAAGCACAAAAGCGCTGTCACGGTTTTCCAATCCATCCTCAATCccgttaaaaaggaaaaaaaagtgaagatCAGTCTGGCCAAATTCATCAGGCCAGAGGTCGACAGGTCCTGGTTAGAG GATGCCGGTTCCATTGTGTCTGTCGTATGTGGAACGAATAAAATCGCCTGGAGTCATGTGAACCGGGGGATGATGGTGCTGGATTGGCAACAGGTTGACTGTCCCAATTTCTTCAGGGGAACATATTTGGCTTCTGCCTATTTGAGTGAT GTCTCTGAAGTTGTGTCGCTTCTCCCCTCAACGGATTTCTACATCATAGAAAAGCCCTCCATCTCGGTGCAGAACACGGCGCTCTTCCCCATCATGGCTCACATGAGGACAGTGGAGGCCATGCTGTTTGCTTTGTTAGAACCAAGAAACACACCACCCGATTCCAATATCCCTCCCAG AGTTCTGAACATGATGCGGACCGGAGTGGGACGCCATTTTGGCCTCATGGTGGGCGAGTCGCGGACCAGCGGCGCACAGACAGTCCGGCAGTTGATGACGGATTCGGTGACTCAGAAGATTCCCAGAGTAAATTTCCCCCCCGAGCTGCTGTTGAAGTACAGGGATCATTTTCAGATGGGCGGCAGGCGGGAAGGAGAGGAGCTCTGCGACGCTCTGCTCCAGGCGGTGGCCTTTTACGAACTGCTCAGCGAATCCTCCAGCTAG
- the LOC130526740 gene encoding arf-GAP with dual PH domain-containing protein 2-like: MANLERNNKILFDLVRQPGNNVCADCGAPDPDWASYTLGIFVCLNCSGIHRNLPAVSRVKSIRLDHWEDSLVEFMRERGNSKARAFFEKCVPTFIYRPQQNDCIVLKDQWIRAKYERREFTGESNHQQVYCSDLFEVTLWKKSKDNKQFFKRRFLLSRKDFTLRYFIKGDSKVPKTVISMKDLNAVFQPEKISHAHGLQISYLHGEQMRNLFVYHEDGYVIVSLFSAIRATRLAYLQKKHPALHVDDLLPQITRQCLKEGYMEKTGPTQREPFKKRWFTLCSVNRKLIYYKTPLDAVELGAVFIGTENHEYSVSESTSKGMRGGRWQCGIRLQTPARQFVFKCEQEQDQREWLEAFRKIIAQPMTSEDYANEASWRRGK, encoded by the exons ATGGCCAATCTGGAAAGAAATAACAAAATCCTGTTTGATTTGGTGCGACAGCCAGGTAACAATGTTTGTGCTGACTGTGGAGCTCCTG ATCCTGACTGGGCCTCATACACTCTCGGCATCTTTGTGTGCCTGAACTGCTCAGGGATTCATCGTAATCTGCCGGCCGTCAGCAGAGTGAAATCCATACGTTTGGACCACTGGGAAGACTCTCTCGTTGAG TTCATGCGGGAAAGGGGAAATTCTAAAGCCAGAGCCTTTTTTGAGAAATGTGTCCCCACGTTCATCTACCGGCCGCAACAAAACGACTGCAT agttcTTAAAGATCAGTGGATCCGCGCCAAGTACGAAAGAAGAGAATTCACTGGCGAAAGTAACCACCAGCAAGTTTATTGCTCAG ACCTGTTTGAGGTGACActgtggaaaaaaagcaaagacaaCAAGCAGTTTTTTAAAAGGAGGTTTCTTCTGTCCAGGAAAGACTTCACCCTCAGATACTTCATTAAGGGAGAT TCCAAGGTTCCCAAAACTGTCATCTCCATGAAGGACCTGAACGCAGTGTTCCAACCGGAGAAGATCAGCCACGCTCACGGTCTGCAGATCTCCTACCTGCACGGCGAACAGATGAGGAATCTCTTTGTTTATCACGAGGACGGATAC GTAATTGTGTCGCTGTTCAGCGCCATCAGGGCAACCCGCCTTGCATACCTGCAGAAGAAGCATCCCGCTCTTCATGTCGATGAC TTACTTCCTCAAATAACCCGGCAGTGCCTGAAGGAGGGCTACATGGAAAAAACCGGGCCGACA CAACGGGAACCATTCAAGAAGAGGTGGTTCACACTGTGCTCAGTGAACAGAAAGCTTATATATTATAAAACTCCACTG GATGCTGTAGAATTGGGAGCCGTCTTCATCGGCACAGAGAATCATGAGTACTCTGTTTCAGAGAGTACCAGCAAGGGCATGAGAGGAGGGCGCTGGCAATGTGGCATCCGGCTCCAAACACCCGCGAGGCAGTTTGTCTTCAAGTgtgagcaggagcaggatcagAGAGAGTGGCTGGAAGCCTTCAGAAAAATCATTGCCCAGCCCATGACCTCAGAGGATTATGCTA ATGAAGCCAGCTGGAGAAGGGGGAAATGA
- the suz12b gene encoding polycomb protein suz12-B isoform X2: MPSARNSGHVMSGASCKANGAVYPAASAMMNSVKKPKMEQIQADHELFLQAFEKPTQIYRFLRTRNLIAPIFLHRTLTFMSHRNSRTNARRKTFKVDDMLQMIEKMKVEQDSPSLPSHLQLTFTGFFHKDEKPSQNTENKQNSVTLEVLLVKVCHKKRKDVSCPIKQVPTGKKQVPLNPDTNHTKPGSYPSLLVSSNEFEPSNSHMIKSYSLLFRVSRTVGRDANGLVNGEANENIDVSDTHTRKKRSSSHREEGETTETYVAQMTVFDKNRRLQLLDGEYEVSMQGMEDSPISKKRATWETILDGKRLPPFETFSQGPTLQFVLRWTGDTSGKSSAPVAKPLATRNSDGPGPMETRTSNHRAALMMKESASTDLQTKREQVQCEPQQKLRIFYQFLYNNNTRQQTEARDDLHCPWCTLNCSKLYSLLKHLKLSHSRFIFSYVPHPKGARIDVSINECYDGSYVGNPQDIHSQPGFAFSRNGPVKRTAVTHILVCRPKRTKPSLSEFLETEDGELEQQRTYVSGHNRLYFHSDSCMPLRPQEMDLDSEDERDPEWLREKTATQLDEFTDVNEGEKEVMKLWNLHVMKNGFIADNQMHQAIMLFTENRGAHIIRRHLCRNFLLHLVNMHDFNLVNTATIDRAMARLQQIQEDLRGTEEEQDQTLVLAGACNGNSSGSKQGKRTKSTLTEP; this comes from the exons ATGCCATCGGCTAGG AACTCAGGACATGTTATGAGTGGGGCAAGTTGCAAGGCTAACGGCGCTGTCTACCCCGCCGCATCTGCAATGATGAACTCTGTTAAGAAGCCGAAGATGGAGCAGATTCAGGCCGACCATGAGTTGTTCCTGCAGGCCTTTGAAA AGCCAACGCAGATATACAGGTTTCTCCGTACAAGGAACTTGATTGCT CCTATATTTTTGCACAGAACACTCACCTTCATGTCTCATCGAAACAGTAGAACAAATGCCAGAAG gaaaacatttaaagtggATGATATGTTGCAAATGATAGAAAAGATGAAGGTGGAGCAGGATTCTCCAAG tttaccTTCACATCTTCAGTTAACATTCACTGGGTTCTTCCATAAGGATG AAAAGCCATCTCAGAATACAGAAAATAAGCAAAATTCTGTGACTTTAGAGGTGCTACTTGTCAAAGTCTGCCATAAGAAACGCAAG GATGTCAGCTGTCCTATTAAGCAAGTGCCTACAGGTAAAAAGCAGGTGCCTTTGAATCCTGACACTAACCATACCAAGCCTGGTTCCTACCCTTCCTTACTGGTCTCCAGCAATGAGTTTGAGCCTAGCAACAGCCACATGATTAAGTCCTATTCCCTCCTGTTCCGGGTGTCGCGCACGGTGGGCAGAGACGCCAATGGTTTAGTCAACGGGGAGGCCAACGAGAATATTG ATGTATCGGATACTCACACTCGAAAGAAGAGAAGTTCGTCccacagggaggagggggagacgaCGGAGACTTATGTGGCGCAGATGACGGTCTTTGATAAGAACAG GAGgttgcagctgctggatggGGAATATGAAGTCTCAATGCAAGGAATGGAGGACAGCCCCATTAGCAAGAAACGAGCCACATGGGAAACCATTCTGGACGGAAAG AGGCTGCCGCCATTTGAGACGTTTTCTCAGGGACCCACATTGCAGTTCGTTCTGCGTTGGACAGGTGATACGAGTGGAAAGTCCAGCGCACCAGTTGCCAAACCTCTCGCTACTCGCAACTCTGACGGTCCCGGGCCCATGGAGACCAGAACCAGCAACCACCGAGCTGCCCTCATGA TGAAAGAGTCGGCCAGCACAGATCTTCAGACCAAGAGAGAGCAGGTGCAGTGCGAGCCGCAACAGAAGCTCCGTATATTTTATCAG TTCTTGTACAACAACAACACTCGGCAGCAAACGGAGGCCAGAGACGACCTTCACTGTCCCTGGTGCACCCTGAACTGCAGCAAACTCTACAGCCTGCTCAAACACCTCAAGCTCTCCCATTCCCGCTTCATCTTCAGCTATGTG CCTCACCCTAAAGGAGCGAGAATAGATGTTTCCATCAATGAGTGCTACGACGGCTCGTATGTCGGCAACCCTCAGGACATCCACAGTCAACCCGGCTTTGCTTTCAGCCGCAACGGCCCAGTGAAGAGGACCGCGGTGACCCACATACTGGTCTGCAG GCCCAAAAGGACCAAACCGAGTCTTTCTGAATTCCTTGAAACTGAAGATGgcgagctggagcagcagaggacttACGTCAGCGGACACAACCGTCTTTATTTCCACAGCGACAGCTGCATGCCCCTCCGTCCCCAGGAAATGGATTTGGACAGCGAGGATGAGAGGGATCCAGAGTGGCTCAGGGAGAAGACTGCAACG CAACTAGACGAGTTCACAGACGTCAacgagggagagaaggaggtgatgaagctgtggaaccTGCATGTCATGAAGAACGG TTTCATAGCAGACAACCAGATGCACCAGGCCATCATGCTGTTCACCGAGAACCGCGGCGCTCACATCATCCGCCGCCACCTGTGTCGAAACTTCCTCTTGCATTTGGTCAACATGCACGACTTTAACCTGGTTAATACGGCCACCATCGACCGGGCCATGGCGCGTTTGCAACAGATCCAAGAGGATCTGAGGGgcactgaggaggagcaggaccagactctggTATTGGCAGGAGCCTGCAACGGCAACTCCAGCGGGAGTAAACAGGGCAAGAGGACAAAAAGCACACTGACGGAGCCGTGA
- the suz12b gene encoding polycomb protein suz12-B isoform X1 — MPSARNSGHVMSGASCKANGAVYPAASAMMNSVKKPKMEQIQADHELFLQAFEKPTQIYRFLRTRNLIAPIFLHRTLTFMSHRNSRTNARRKTFKVDDMLQMIEKMKVEQDSPSLPSHLQLTFTGFFHKDEKPSQNTENKQNSVTLEVLLVKVCHKKRKDVSCPIKQVPTGKKQVPLNPDTNHTKPGSYPSLLVSSNEFEPSNSHMIKSYSLLFRVSRTVGRDANGLVNGEANENIDVSDTHTRKKRSSSHREEGETTETYVAQMTVFDKNRRLQLLDGEYEVSMQGMEDSPISKKRATWETILDGKRLPPFETFSQGPTLQFVLRWTGDTSGKSSAPVAKPLATRNSDGPGPMETRTSNHRAALMTVKESASTDLQTKREQVQCEPQQKLRIFYQFLYNNNTRQQTEARDDLHCPWCTLNCSKLYSLLKHLKLSHSRFIFSYVPHPKGARIDVSINECYDGSYVGNPQDIHSQPGFAFSRNGPVKRTAVTHILVCRPKRTKPSLSEFLETEDGELEQQRTYVSGHNRLYFHSDSCMPLRPQEMDLDSEDERDPEWLREKTATQLDEFTDVNEGEKEVMKLWNLHVMKNGFIADNQMHQAIMLFTENRGAHIIRRHLCRNFLLHLVNMHDFNLVNTATIDRAMARLQQIQEDLRGTEEEQDQTLVLAGACNGNSSGSKQGKRTKSTLTEP; from the exons ATGCCATCGGCTAGG AACTCAGGACATGTTATGAGTGGGGCAAGTTGCAAGGCTAACGGCGCTGTCTACCCCGCCGCATCTGCAATGATGAACTCTGTTAAGAAGCCGAAGATGGAGCAGATTCAGGCCGACCATGAGTTGTTCCTGCAGGCCTTTGAAA AGCCAACGCAGATATACAGGTTTCTCCGTACAAGGAACTTGATTGCT CCTATATTTTTGCACAGAACACTCACCTTCATGTCTCATCGAAACAGTAGAACAAATGCCAGAAG gaaaacatttaaagtggATGATATGTTGCAAATGATAGAAAAGATGAAGGTGGAGCAGGATTCTCCAAG tttaccTTCACATCTTCAGTTAACATTCACTGGGTTCTTCCATAAGGATG AAAAGCCATCTCAGAATACAGAAAATAAGCAAAATTCTGTGACTTTAGAGGTGCTACTTGTCAAAGTCTGCCATAAGAAACGCAAG GATGTCAGCTGTCCTATTAAGCAAGTGCCTACAGGTAAAAAGCAGGTGCCTTTGAATCCTGACACTAACCATACCAAGCCTGGTTCCTACCCTTCCTTACTGGTCTCCAGCAATGAGTTTGAGCCTAGCAACAGCCACATGATTAAGTCCTATTCCCTCCTGTTCCGGGTGTCGCGCACGGTGGGCAGAGACGCCAATGGTTTAGTCAACGGGGAGGCCAACGAGAATATTG ATGTATCGGATACTCACACTCGAAAGAAGAGAAGTTCGTCccacagggaggagggggagacgaCGGAGACTTATGTGGCGCAGATGACGGTCTTTGATAAGAACAG GAGgttgcagctgctggatggGGAATATGAAGTCTCAATGCAAGGAATGGAGGACAGCCCCATTAGCAAGAAACGAGCCACATGGGAAACCATTCTGGACGGAAAG AGGCTGCCGCCATTTGAGACGTTTTCTCAGGGACCCACATTGCAGTTCGTTCTGCGTTGGACAGGTGATACGAGTGGAAAGTCCAGCGCACCAGTTGCCAAACCTCTCGCTACTCGCAACTCTGACGGTCCCGGGCCCATGGAGACCAGAACCAGCAACCACCGAGCTGCCCTCATGA CAGTGAAAGAGTCGGCCAGCACAGATCTTCAGACCAAGAGAGAGCAGGTGCAGTGCGAGCCGCAACAGAAGCTCCGTATATTTTATCAG TTCTTGTACAACAACAACACTCGGCAGCAAACGGAGGCCAGAGACGACCTTCACTGTCCCTGGTGCACCCTGAACTGCAGCAAACTCTACAGCCTGCTCAAACACCTCAAGCTCTCCCATTCCCGCTTCATCTTCAGCTATGTG CCTCACCCTAAAGGAGCGAGAATAGATGTTTCCATCAATGAGTGCTACGACGGCTCGTATGTCGGCAACCCTCAGGACATCCACAGTCAACCCGGCTTTGCTTTCAGCCGCAACGGCCCAGTGAAGAGGACCGCGGTGACCCACATACTGGTCTGCAG GCCCAAAAGGACCAAACCGAGTCTTTCTGAATTCCTTGAAACTGAAGATGgcgagctggagcagcagaggacttACGTCAGCGGACACAACCGTCTTTATTTCCACAGCGACAGCTGCATGCCCCTCCGTCCCCAGGAAATGGATTTGGACAGCGAGGATGAGAGGGATCCAGAGTGGCTCAGGGAGAAGACTGCAACG CAACTAGACGAGTTCACAGACGTCAacgagggagagaaggaggtgatgaagctgtggaaccTGCATGTCATGAAGAACGG TTTCATAGCAGACAACCAGATGCACCAGGCCATCATGCTGTTCACCGAGAACCGCGGCGCTCACATCATCCGCCGCCACCTGTGTCGAAACTTCCTCTTGCATTTGGTCAACATGCACGACTTTAACCTGGTTAATACGGCCACCATCGACCGGGCCATGGCGCGTTTGCAACAGATCCAAGAGGATCTGAGGGgcactgaggaggagcaggaccagactctggTATTGGCAGGAGCCTGCAACGGCAACTCCAGCGGGAGTAAACAGGGCAAGAGGACAAAAAGCACACTGACGGAGCCGTGA